One window of the Asticcacaulis sp. SL142 genome contains the following:
- a CDS encoding glycosyltransferase family 4 protein yields MDKQIKVLAPTGYPWAFNGPRRSRHRVRNRRFVPFNRVNGTLDGVTVFNPVDELGSDLLHAFNRVPVTTKPYIIGFESHLPRIFGIEDKPAYHHFLYKRLLSSKCRKIIAISDYALRNFERDLAASDLSPAQKATLRAKAEVRYPNMVLPEVADIGDLPQPDNYQISFIGNHFARKGGCAMARMAELSLKKKLPFTFTIVSSLQYGGHIWSDPTNPEFYEPYLKLLDLPNVRHIPKLDNTGVVKLLGDSYASTLLTFSDTFGYSAIESLAQGTPVIASAQGALPEFIKDGVNGIMLDPAVTEGDPDWRPHWFARSTRAFEDLFAGNVERFARQGIERLEALLESPDQYRTMRHQARAGCDTQFSSERASEFWDDLYLKSV; encoded by the coding sequence ATGGACAAGCAAATCAAGGTGTTAGCACCTACCGGGTATCCTTGGGCCTTTAACGGTCCGCGCCGTTCGCGCCACAGGGTACGCAATCGCCGCTTCGTCCCGTTCAACCGGGTCAATGGCACACTGGACGGGGTGACGGTCTTTAATCCGGTCGATGAACTGGGTAGCGATCTGTTGCATGCCTTCAACCGTGTCCCCGTCACCACAAAGCCCTATATTATCGGCTTTGAATCGCACCTGCCGCGCATTTTCGGCATCGAGGACAAACCCGCCTATCACCACTTTCTCTATAAGCGCCTGCTGTCGTCGAAGTGCCGTAAGATCATCGCCATTTCAGACTACGCCCTGAGAAACTTTGAACGTGATCTGGCCGCCAGTGACCTCAGCCCAGCCCAAAAAGCTACCCTGCGGGCCAAGGCCGAAGTGCGCTATCCCAATATGGTACTGCCGGAGGTGGCGGACATCGGCGATCTGCCGCAGCCTGATAATTACCAGATCAGCTTTATCGGCAATCACTTTGCCCGCAAAGGCGGCTGCGCCATGGCCCGCATGGCCGAACTGAGCCTTAAGAAAAAGCTGCCCTTTACCTTTACCATCGTGTCTTCGCTTCAGTACGGCGGCCATATCTGGTCAGACCCGACCAATCCGGAATTTTACGAGCCCTACCTGAAACTGCTCGACCTGCCCAATGTCCGCCATATCCCAAAGCTTGATAATACCGGCGTCGTGAAACTGCTCGGCGACAGCTATGCCTCGACCCTTTTGACCTTCTCAGACACCTTTGGCTACAGCGCCATCGAATCCCTGGCCCAGGGTACGCCGGTCATAGCCTCAGCTCAGGGGGCCCTGCCGGAGTTTATCAAGGACGGGGTTAACGGCATCATGCTTGACCCGGCCGTCACCGAAGGCGATCCCGACTGGCGCCCGCACTGGTTCGCCCGCAGCACCCGCGCCTTCGAGGACTTGTTCGCCGGAAATGTTGAGCGCTTCGCTCGTCAGGGCATTGAACGGCTGGAGGCCCTGCTGGAATCCCCCGATCAGTACCGCACCATGCGCCATCAGGCCCGCGCGGGCTGTGACACCCAGTTCAGTTCTGAACGGGCCTCAGAATTCTGGGACGATCTTTACCTTAAATCGGTGTGA
- a CDS encoding glycosyltransferase family 2 protein: MPELPDGPETGLVHVRMPTYKRPELLRRALTSLQQQTWENWVCDIYDDDPEAAGGEVVRELADPRIHYTQNKPQKYASANINTCFTLNNPRDADYFCVLEDDNYLLPEFMAENIAVVRDHKVNLVLRNQITEFNSHVEVPTLSTDGVLDHLFKEGIYTPEMFRLSLIMGIGVSNGGLFWTRHTKSPIEITCTCTAVLQEYIRTFILTEPIYVAMKPLAVWMENEAATTRNGGDKAAYMQRELNLKRAIQTLQRATWKATPAAVRQNFLEHPAFTTAADARERGLIKAHLGGLVPKTVPLREAIELILRGSLIRFSGKTDADFEALVKNQGL; this comes from the coding sequence ATGCCGGAATTACCCGACGGCCCTGAAACTGGCCTCGTCCATGTACGGATGCCGACCTATAAGCGCCCGGAGCTTTTGCGGCGCGCCCTGACCTCTTTGCAGCAACAGACCTGGGAAAACTGGGTGTGCGACATCTACGACGATGACCCGGAAGCGGCGGGGGGTGAAGTGGTGCGCGAACTGGCCGATCCGCGTATTCACTACACACAAAACAAGCCGCAGAAATACGCCTCCGCCAACATCAATACCTGTTTCACCCTGAATAATCCGCGCGATGCCGACTATTTCTGTGTGCTGGAAGATGACAATTACCTGCTGCCGGAGTTTATGGCCGAAAACATCGCTGTCGTGCGCGACCATAAGGTCAATCTGGTCTTGCGCAACCAGATCACCGAGTTCAACAGCCATGTCGAGGTGCCGACCTTAAGCACAGACGGCGTACTCGATCACCTATTCAAAGAGGGGATCTATACGCCGGAAATGTTCCGGCTGTCGCTGATCATGGGTATTGGCGTCTCCAATGGTGGCCTGTTCTGGACGCGTCATACAAAAAGCCCGATCGAGATCACCTGCACCTGCACCGCGGTATTGCAGGAATATATCCGCACCTTCATCCTGACCGAGCCGATCTATGTGGCCATGAAGCCTCTGGCGGTGTGGATGGAAAACGAAGCCGCGACCACCCGTAATGGCGGCGATAAGGCCGCCTATATGCAGCGCGAACTCAATCTGAAACGCGCTATCCAGACCCTGCAACGAGCCACATGGAAGGCGACGCCCGCCGCGGTGCGCCAGAATTTTCTGGAGCATCCGGCCTTCACCACCGCCGCTGATGCCCGTGAACGCGGTCTGATCAAGGCCCATCTGGGCGGTCTTGTCCCTAAAACCGTACCGCTGCGCGAAGCCATTGAGCTTATCTTACGAGGTAGCCTGATACGGTTCAGCGGTAAAACCGACGCCGACTTTGAGGCGCTGGTTAAAAATCAGGGTTTATAA
- a CDS encoding glycosyltransferase family 2 protein, producing the protein MPTSVSVIIAAKDSADTIVRAITSALNQPEVIQVIVVDDGSKDTTAQVARDADDGSGRVEVMSLGKNHGPAYARNRALEVCRGQLAAILDADDFLLPGRFTRLLPHADWDMIADNIAFVPTGYDAPLEIKGTDDAHPLSLEDFVLGNLTRDDMHRGELGFLKPVIRLAFLKAHKLSYNEGLRLGEDYDLYARMLAAGGRFKTTRTLGYGAVVRPNSLSGQHRTEDLRRLADADHDLLALPLSAPERQAIALHETQTRNRYRHRHYLDLKRDKGAVATVMALLGDPVSWLPVVSGVLRDKLSSPPAPPANSDVRYLFPLPEA; encoded by the coding sequence TTGCCCACCAGCGTCAGCGTGATTATTGCGGCCAAGGATTCGGCGGATACCATCGTCAGAGCCATCACGTCAGCCCTTAATCAACCTGAGGTTATACAGGTCATCGTCGTTGATGATGGCTCAAAAGATACGACCGCCCAGGTGGCGCGCGATGCCGATGATGGTAGCGGACGGGTTGAGGTCATGTCGCTTGGTAAAAACCATGGCCCCGCCTATGCCCGCAACCGGGCGCTTGAGGTCTGCCGCGGGCAGTTGGCCGCCATTCTCGATGCCGATGACTTTTTGTTGCCCGGTCGTTTTACCCGCCTGTTGCCGCACGCCGACTGGGACATGATCGCTGATAATATCGCCTTTGTGCCAACGGGCTACGATGCGCCGCTTGAGATCAAGGGTACGGATGATGCCCACCCCCTAAGCCTTGAAGATTTTGTGCTGGGCAACCTGACGCGCGATGACATGCACCGCGGCGAACTGGGCTTTCTAAAACCCGTCATCCGTCTGGCCTTCCTCAAGGCCCACAAGTTGTCCTATAATGAGGGCCTGCGGCTGGGCGAAGATTACGACCTCTATGCCCGTATGCTGGCGGCAGGCGGGCGGTTCAAAACCACACGGACCTTGGGTTATGGCGCGGTCGTGCGCCCCAATTCCTTAAGCGGTCAGCACCGCACCGAAGATCTGCGCCGGCTGGCCGATGCTGATCATGATCTGTTGGCCCTGCCCCTGTCGGCACCTGAGCGCCAAGCCATAGCCCTGCACGAAACCCAGACCCGTAACCGCTATCGCCATCGTCACTATCTTGATCTCAAACGCGATAAGGGGGCGGTGGCGACAGTAATGGCTCTGCTGGGCGATCCGGTCTCATGGCTGCCGGTCGTAAGCGGCGTGTTGCGCGACAAGTTATCGTCGCCGCCCGCGCCGCCCGCCAACAGCGATGTGCGTTATCTTTTCCCGCTGCCCGAAGCCTGA
- a CDS encoding O-antigen ligase family protein — MTATRQDVQEKDTHKGRRVPYDPGVIMRFNIPIILTCLCLAALMLEPLFTSRAALAFLVFGALLMLHRTKLSLIALNKHWYLLILPVYCLLSIFWSQYPAVTARQGFQLALTLIIAIVIATRVAPRNLFFILFVCNLMVLALCLIFGARPGAGAWQGIFASKNAFATVIAMVFLFSLALIYEKRVKITLKIVALGIMSICPFLLLKAQSAGVIMGLVPPVMMMVLFQLTRSWKPIQRITILTFATWAAIVAGLALAPYFSDMFASVLRYFGKDPTLTGRTELWDIAFAHIREHPMLGIGYRAYWVIGNPDAEALWLKFGVKSGGGFHFHNLYISNAVEIGIIGVAIQSVILLGTFIAALYKLIIAPTTEKMFFVMFMLFILYRSFGEVQVFFGFSDVSMLVYAICVYSLKKEESERRPSTRYVRKRLRPGPPSKPKSEPTEPAPVT, encoded by the coding sequence ATGACGGCTACCCGCCAAGATGTTCAGGAAAAAGACACCCATAAGGGCCGCAGGGTTCCCTATGATCCCGGCGTCATTATGCGCTTTAATATTCCGATCATTCTGACCTGCCTGTGTCTGGCGGCCCTGATGCTGGAGCCTTTGTTTACCTCACGGGCGGCGCTGGCCTTTCTGGTTTTTGGCGCGCTGTTGATGCTTCATCGCACTAAGCTCAGCCTGATTGCGCTCAACAAGCATTGGTATCTGCTGATCCTGCCGGTCTATTGCCTGCTGTCGATCTTCTGGTCGCAATATCCGGCGGTGACGGCGCGGCAGGGCTTTCAGTTGGCCCTGACCCTGATTATCGCCATTGTGATTGCCACCCGCGTCGCCCCGCGCAATCTGTTTTTCATACTGTTTGTCTGCAACCTGATGGTGCTGGCCCTGTGCCTGATTTTCGGTGCGCGTCCGGGAGCCGGTGCCTGGCAAGGGATTTTCGCCAGTAAGAACGCGTTTGCCACCGTCATCGCCATGGTGTTTCTGTTCTCGCTGGCGCTTATTTATGAGAAACGGGTCAAAATCACGCTTAAGATCGTGGCGCTTGGCATCATGTCGATCTGTCCGTTTCTGCTGCTTAAGGCGCAGTCGGCCGGGGTGATCATGGGCCTTGTCCCGCCGGTCATGATGATGGTGCTGTTTCAGTTGACCCGTAGCTGGAAGCCCATTCAACGCATAACCATTCTGACCTTTGCCACCTGGGCGGCCATTGTCGCCGGTCTGGCGCTCGCCCCCTATTTCAGCGACATGTTCGCCAGCGTGCTGCGCTATTTTGGTAAGGACCCGACCCTGACCGGACGGACCGAATTGTGGGACATCGCCTTTGCCCACATCCGTGAACACCCGATGCTCGGCATTGGCTACCGCGCCTACTGGGTGATTGGCAATCCTGACGCCGAAGCCCTGTGGCTCAAGTTTGGCGTTAAATCCGGCGGCGGCTTCCATTTCCACAATCTCTATATTTCCAATGCGGTGGAAATCGGCATTATCGGCGTGGCGATCCAGTCGGTGATCCTGCTCGGCACCTTCATTGCCGCACTTTATAAACTGATTATTGCCCCGACGACGGAGAAGATGTTCTTTGTCATGTTCATGCTGTTCATTCTTTACCGCAGCTTCGGCGAAGTGCAGGTCTTCTTCGGGTTCAGCGATGTGTCGATGCTGGTCTATGCCATCTGCGTCTACAGCCTGAAAAAGGAGGAGTCTGAGCGACGCCCATCCACGCGCTATGTCCGCAAACGCCTGCGCCCCGGCCCGCCGTCAAAGCCAAAATCTGAACCGACTGAGCCCGCGCCGGTTACCTGA
- a CDS encoding glycosyltransferase family A protein produces the protein MITIGVVIPFYQREKGILSKALESVAAQSLPEDVRLVVVVVDDSSPLPAKEALEGVTLPAPHQLITIRQANGGPGGARNGGLDYLDPAEVDYVAFLDSDDTWSPDHIAEALKVLNGGADFYFANCGFNDVDSFSHWNYIKARHGTFGSYSPEFGELTSTEAVSAIVDECLPHASQVVYDFRRHSRVRFDASFRQACEDRLFFMDLSRECDRIVYTTRLMGQRGKGVSIYDETLAWGSPNAPNRVIEELRFRQKMMSVSYFGVAKKLRIFGSARQRVDHLLFLILRNLRHNPEIAKAAIGRFVREVPMFGLFLPVSVISLPLHYLALRRQAGLS, from the coding sequence ATGATTACCATCGGCGTTGTCATACCGTTTTATCAGCGGGAAAAGGGAATCCTCAGCAAGGCCTTAGAGTCTGTGGCTGCGCAATCGTTGCCGGAAGATGTCCGGCTTGTCGTCGTGGTGGTCGATGACAGTTCCCCCTTGCCGGCTAAGGAGGCGCTTGAAGGCGTCACCCTCCCGGCCCCGCACCAGTTGATCACGATCCGGCAGGCCAATGGCGGGCCGGGCGGGGCGCGCAACGGCGGGCTGGACTATCTTGATCCGGCTGAGGTCGACTATGTGGCCTTTCTGGATTCCGATGACACCTGGTCGCCTGATCATATTGCTGAGGCGCTCAAGGTGCTCAATGGCGGGGCGGATTTCTACTTTGCCAATTGCGGCTTTAATGATGTCGACTCTTTCAGCCACTGGAATTACATCAAGGCTCGTCACGGCACATTTGGTAGCTATTCACCTGAGTTTGGCGAACTGACCTCAACCGAGGCCGTCAGTGCCATCGTCGATGAATGCCTGCCCCATGCCTCTCAGGTCGTTTATGATTTTCGCCGCCACAGCCGGGTGCGCTTTGATGCGTCCTTTCGTCAGGCCTGCGAAGACCGCTTGTTTTTCATGGATCTCAGCCGCGAATGTGACCGCATCGTCTATACGACACGGTTGATGGGACAGCGCGGAAAAGGGGTGTCGATCTATGATGAAACCCTGGCGTGGGGATCACCCAACGCCCCCAACCGTGTCATCGAAGAATTGCGCTTTCGCCAAAAAATGATGTCGGTCAGCTATTTCGGGGTGGCGAAAAAGTTGCGTATCTTCGGGTCGGCCCGCCAAAGGGTTGATCATCTGCTGTTCCTGATTTTGAGAAACCTGCGCCATAATCCTGAGATCGCAAAGGCGGCGATCGGCAGGTTTGTGCGCGAAGTGCCAATGTTTGGCCTGTTTCTGCCGGTGTCCGTGATCAGCCTGCCGCTGCATTATCTGGCGCTGCGGCGTCAGGCCGGTCTGAGTTAA
- a CDS encoding lipopolysaccharide biosynthesis protein: MSKTEADGYQDLKQRTTTSILWSVLRVLWSTGATFVIFVCLARILGPSDFGLFALAALFLDVSRIFASAGLGDAIIRQHVLEEEMADTAFWANFGLSTIVATIVIIAAPFYAQMIHNTNVTHILQALALTLPISSLAGIHGARLTREYKHKLFAIQAAIASIVSGISGITAALMGLGVWSLVVQAWVGAILGVIMAWVASRWVPKVRFSPSMLRQIASFSFSTTFNQLLWLLMGRVGDILISRNYGQAEVGRYRIAWRMYELIGQLALAPIGSVSMLTFSKLQHEPEKLKAAYYRMISIVGLLVLPLLLGYAALAEEIIQLIFSEQWTGTGKISQVLALMIVPFVFNYISPGMLAAVNKPGAITKVAALQLALTILFTWLALPWGLVGIAAAYALRSYLTLPYQQYQLKRFVDIPVLTALSKPLVPLLVALFMAAVVWSLRPVLFGIYDNLWFVVITGSFIGAVIYVSGILIFGRSLVAPIITQAQPILNRILKRKPV; this comes from the coding sequence ATGAGTAAGACCGAGGCTGACGGTTATCAGGATCTGAAACAGCGCACCACCACCTCCATTCTATGGTCGGTCTTACGGGTGCTATGGTCCACGGGGGCGACCTTTGTCATCTTCGTCTGTCTGGCGCGGATATTGGGCCCCTCAGATTTTGGCCTGTTTGCGCTCGCAGCCCTTTTCCTTGATGTCAGCCGCATTTTCGCCAGCGCCGGTCTTGGCGATGCGATTATTCGCCAACACGTTCTCGAAGAAGAAATGGCCGACACGGCGTTCTGGGCCAATTTTGGCCTGAGCACCATTGTAGCCACGATTGTGATCATCGCAGCCCCTTTTTACGCGCAGATGATCCATAACACCAACGTCACCCATATCCTTCAGGCGCTGGCCCTGACCCTGCCGATATCGTCACTGGCCGGTATTCACGGGGCGCGCCTGACGCGCGAATATAAGCATAAGCTGTTTGCGATTCAGGCCGCCATAGCCAGCATAGTCTCCGGCATCTCAGGCATTACCGCCGCCCTGATGGGGCTGGGGGTGTGGTCGCTGGTTGTGCAGGCCTGGGTCGGGGCCATACTCGGCGTTATCATGGCCTGGGTGGCCTCGCGCTGGGTGCCGAAGGTGCGGTTCTCGCCCTCGATGCTGCGCCAGATCGCCAGCTTCAGTTTCAGCACAACCTTCAATCAGCTTTTGTGGCTGCTGATGGGTCGTGTCGGTGACATTCTGATTTCGCGCAACTACGGTCAGGCCGAGGTTGGCCGATACCGCATTGCGTGGCGCATGTACGAACTGATCGGCCAACTGGCGCTGGCCCCGATCGGCAGCGTCTCCATGCTGACCTTCTCGAAATTGCAGCATGAGCCTGAAAAACTGAAAGCGGCCTATTATCGCATGATCAGCATAGTGGGGCTTTTGGTGCTGCCGCTGCTGCTGGGCTATGCGGCACTCGCCGAAGAAATTATCCAGCTCATATTCTCGGAACAATGGACGGGCACGGGCAAGATCTCGCAGGTGCTGGCCCTGATGATCGTGCCATTTGTGTTTAACTACATATCACCGGGTATGCTGGCCGCCGTCAATAAGCCGGGGGCCATCACCAAGGTGGCCGCCCTGCAACTGGCCCTGACCATATTGTTCACCTGGCTGGCCCTGCCGTGGGGTCTGGTGGGCATTGCCGCCGCCTATGCTCTCAGAAGCTATCTGACCCTGCCGTACCAGCAGTATCAGCTTAAGCGCTTTGTCGACATTCCGGTGCTGACGGCGCTCAGTAAGCCCTTGGTGCCGTTGCTGGTTGCCCTGTTTATGGCCGCGGTGGTGTGGAGCCTGCGCCCGGTTCTGTTCGGTATCTATGACAATCTCTGGTTTGTCGTCATAACCGGCAGCTTTATCGGGGCGGTGATTTATGTGTCCGGTATTCTGATTTTCGGCAGGTCACTGGTGGCACCGATCATAACTCAGGCCCAGCCGATACTTAACCGGATTTTGAAGCGTAAGCCGGTTTAA
- a CDS encoding glycosyltransferase, producing the protein MNILFSFGNGHFPEFSGGVQSSTDYLVKAMQARGHKASVLCSLFGDGTFGLVARLKMKLTRKPWATDTGLGYDVRRAWKALDVVPTLVKDDRPDVAVVQCHNTVPIGAELQKQGVPLVVYFRNVEFEELGGDPRQFQGAQFISNSQFTRNRYREAFGIDSHVIPPSIDVAKYETETTGRYVTFINPVAKKGLDRALEIAALCPEIEFLFVEGWPLNAEQEASLNAAIAPFKNITFMRRTSDMRNVYGQTKILLAPSQWEETWGRVASEAHCSGIPVLAANVGGLGEAVGPGGVLMPVGSDTADWAAELKRMWSDSDHYAALSQTARAYARRPEIDPAAQIDQFEAILVQASGSGKR; encoded by the coding sequence ATGAATATCCTGTTTAGTTTCGGCAATGGTCACTTTCCGGAATTCAGCGGCGGGGTGCAGTCCAGTACCGACTATCTGGTCAAGGCCATGCAGGCACGCGGCCATAAGGCGTCGGTGCTGTGTTCGCTGTTCGGGGACGGTACTTTCGGGCTTGTGGCCCGTTTGAAGATGAAGCTGACCCGCAAACCGTGGGCGACGGATACTGGTCTGGGCTACGATGTTCGGCGGGCATGGAAGGCTTTGGACGTGGTGCCGACGCTGGTGAAAGACGATCGTCCCGATGTGGCGGTGGTGCAGTGTCACAACACCGTGCCGATTGGGGCTGAACTGCAAAAGCAGGGCGTGCCGCTGGTGGTCTATTTTCGCAATGTCGAATTTGAGGAACTGGGCGGCGATCCGCGTCAGTTTCAGGGCGCGCAGTTTATCTCAAACTCCCAGTTTACCCGTAACCGGTATCGTGAGGCGTTTGGCATAGACTCGCACGTCATCCCGCCGTCGATCGATGTGGCCAAATATGAAACCGAGACGACCGGGCGTTATGTCACCTTTATCAATCCGGTCGCCAAAAAGGGGCTGGACCGCGCCCTTGAGATCGCGGCCCTGTGCCCGGAGATAGAGTTCCTGTTTGTTGAAGGCTGGCCACTTAATGCCGAACAGGAAGCGTCGCTGAATGCGGCCATTGCGCCGTTTAAAAACATCACCTTCATGCGCCGCACCTCTGATATGCGCAACGTCTATGGCCAGACCAAAATCCTTTTGGCCCCCAGCCAGTGGGAAGAAACCTGGGGGCGGGTCGCGTCTGAGGCTCATTGCAGCGGCATACCTGTGCTGGCGGCCAATGTCGGTGGCTTGGGCGAGGCGGTCGGCCCCGGTGGCGTTTTGATGCCGGTGGGAAGCGACACGGCGGATTGGGCGGCGGAGTTAAAGCGGATGTGGTCGGACAGCGATCATTATGCCGCCCTGTCGCAGACGGCGCGGGCCTATGCGCGTCGGCCAGAGATCGATCCGGCGGCTCAGATCGATCAGTTTGAAGCGATTTTGGTTCAGGCTTCGGGCAGCGGGAAAAGATAA
- a CDS encoding glycosyltransferase family 2 protein, whose protein sequence is MISVIIPYFQKETGILTRALDNIAAQTVQPFDIIIIDDSSPLSPDNEVAIRAEAERARIRIIRQPNGGPGAARNRGLMNLSLDTKYVAYLDSDDEWEPHHLERATAALRGGFDFYLCDYSWPGRSSTRFTQCRMFENRAPLNGHADFYDLSRDFFEVIFSQYPAHISASVLRVSSLGHLRFDTRLRRSSEDQMYFLAIAQAGARVVFDNHMGMCLNNGYNLYRNHKSGSIQFSEALLGNLYYHRLLGSGAVQMPEPLKVRNRNHIRGNAIGFAKSEIKYALKSGRTDPVRWYKMLRLFFAPAQRLRPPFV, encoded by the coding sequence ATGATATCGGTCATTATTCCATATTTTCAAAAAGAGACCGGCATTTTAACGCGCGCGTTAGACAATATCGCGGCGCAGACGGTTCAGCCATTTGACATTATCATTATCGACGACAGCAGTCCGTTGTCACCGGACAATGAGGTGGCCATCAGAGCCGAGGCCGAGCGGGCGCGCATCCGTATCATCCGCCAACCTAATGGCGGCCCCGGTGCTGCGCGCAATCGGGGGCTGATGAACCTGAGTCTGGATACCAAATATGTGGCCTATCTCGACTCCGATGACGAATGGGAACCGCACCACCTTGAACGGGCTACGGCGGCCCTGAGGGGTGGGTTTGATTTTTACCTGTGCGACTATTCCTGGCCGGGGCGATCCTCGACAAGGTTTACCCAGTGCCGAATGTTTGAGAACCGTGCGCCGCTTAATGGTCATGCCGATTTTTACGATCTGAGCCGGGATTTTTTTGAGGTTATTTTTTCGCAATATCCGGCCCATATTTCAGCGTCAGTTCTACGTGTAAGTTCACTGGGCCACTTGCGGTTCGATACGCGTCTGCGCCGAAGCTCAGAAGACCAGATGTACTTTCTGGCCATAGCTCAGGCGGGAGCAAGAGTTGTTTTTGATAACCATATGGGCATGTGCCTGAATAATGGTTATAACCTTTACCGCAATCATAAATCGGGCAGCATCCAGTTCTCTGAAGCCTTGTTAGGCAATCTCTATTATCACCGCTTGTTGGGTAGCGGGGCGGTGCAGATGCCGGAACCGCTTAAGGTGCGCAACCGCAATCATATTCGCGGCAACGCGATTGGCTTTGCCAAGTCTGAGATCAAGTACGCGCTGAAATCCGGTCGGACTGATCCGGTGCGCTGGTATAAGATGCTGAGGCTTTTTTTCGCACCAGCTCAGCGTTTGCGCCCGCCGTTCGTTTGA
- a CDS encoding family 16 glycosylhydrolase, producing the protein MTGSVLKPVLKPFLAATTAALSLFAIQPATAQVTGGASFVDNFDKVDKTFWYVSHGWSNGAHQNCGWSMHETFAYKGNLNLRFQKKPMADRLFSCGEIQTKATYGYGTYEARMKTPKGSGLNGAFFTYIGATQGKPHDEIDWEVLLKDTSVAQSGGYVNGKGMGATLPKLPYSADSDYINYAFVWAPDSIKYYINGVLVRTLESPAPLPSNAQKIFFSLWGTNTLTDWMGTFIEPEKPLYMLVDWVAYTRPGDACQFPESLVCKLNGA; encoded by the coding sequence ATGACCGGATCAGTGTTAAAGCCCGTGCTCAAGCCGTTTCTGGCGGCCACCACCGCCGCCTTATCCCTGTTTGCGATACAACCAGCTACGGCTCAAGTCACCGGCGGCGCGTCCTTCGTCGATAACTTCGATAAGGTTGATAAGACCTTCTGGTACGTGTCCCACGGCTGGAGCAACGGTGCCCATCAAAACTGCGGCTGGTCGATGCATGAAACCTTTGCCTACAAAGGCAATCTGAACCTGCGCTTCCAGAAAAAACCCATGGCTGACCGTTTGTTTAGCTGCGGTGAAATCCAGACCAAGGCCACCTATGGCTATGGCACCTACGAAGCGCGCATGAAAACGCCCAAAGGTTCGGGCCTGAACGGTGCTTTCTTTACCTATATCGGGGCGACTCAGGGCAAACCGCACGATGAGATCGACTGGGAAGTCCTGCTGAAAGACACCAGCGTCGCCCAAAGCGGCGGTTATGTGAACGGCAAGGGCATGGGCGCTACCTTGCCTAAGCTGCCCTACAGTGCCGACAGCGATTACATCAATTACGCCTTCGTCTGGGCACCCGACAGCATCAAATATTACATCAACGGCGTGCTGGTCCGCACGCTTGAAAGCCCCGCCCCCCTGCCGTCAAATGCCCAGAAAATCTTTTTCAGCCTGTGGGGCACCAATACCTTGACGGATTGGATGGGCACCTTCATTGAACCGGAAAAGCCTCTGTACATGCTGGTGGACTGGGTGGCCTATACCCGTCCCGGTGATGCCTGCCAGTTCCCGGAGTCGCTTGTCTGTAAACTCAACGGAGCCTAA
- a CDS encoding glycosyltransferase, whose amino-acid sequence MFISVIMCTRNRAEQLRRVLETAAVMTVPDGLDWEMVLIDNGSSDHTPDVVQSFADRIPIRYVLEPKAGLSNARNRGVAEATGEYICWTDDDVLIDPNWLSAYAQAFAQNPQASVFGGVIEPVPETELPAWWREHADGLLNVLAARDFGPDVRPLSLEGHILPYGANYALRGEAQRKYLYDPGLGVGPHHKRLGEETAVIRAIMRDGSGVWVPGARVRHMIPAARLTYDYVGVYYRSVGETWAYLAHHGRENFIDPVPVTGVRIGNVPVWVLKRRLRHWLGYKVRAMSGNIGSSLWHWRKYSYFSGAADFWRREKRPAA is encoded by the coding sequence ATGTTCATCAGCGTTATTATGTGTACCCGCAATCGCGCCGAACAGTTGCGGCGCGTGCTGGAGACGGCCGCCGTCATGACCGTCCCGGACGGGCTAGACTGGGAAATGGTGCTGATTGATAACGGCAGTTCCGATCACACGCCAGATGTTGTCCAAAGTTTTGCTGACCGTATTCCGATCCGCTATGTGCTGGAGCCGAAGGCGGGTTTGTCCAATGCCCGCAACCGCGGTGTGGCGGAGGCCACAGGTGAATATATCTGCTGGACCGATGATGATGTGCTGATCGATCCGAACTGGCTGTCGGCCTATGCACAAGCCTTTGCGCAAAACCCGCAGGCCAGCGTCTTTGGCGGGGTGATTGAGCCCGTGCCGGAAACCGAATTGCCGGCGTGGTGGCGCGAACATGCCGATGGTTTATTGAATGTATTGGCTGCCCGTGATTTCGGGCCGGACGTGCGTCCTTTGTCACTCGAAGGCCATATACTGCCGTACGGTGCCAACTATGCCCTGCGCGGTGAGGCGCAGCGCAAATATCTCTACGATCCGGGTCTTGGGGTTGGGCCGCACCATAAACGTCTGGGCGAAGAAACCGCCGTCATCCGTGCGATCATGCGTGACGGCAGTGGTGTGTGGGTGCCCGGTGCCCGCGTGCGTCACATGATCCCGGCGGCGCGCCTGACCTATGACTATGTGGGGGTTTATTACCGCTCGGTCGGGGAAACCTGGGCCTATCTGGCGCATCATGGCCGTGAAAACTTCATCGATCCGGTGCCTGTTACAGGTGTAAGAATTGGGAATGTGCCGGTGTGGGTGCTGAAACGGCGGCTGCGGCACTGGCTGGGCTATAAGGTCAGGGCTATGTCCGGCAATATCGGCAGTTCTTTGTGGCACTGGCGCAAATACAGCTATTTTTCGGGCGCGGCCGATTTCTGGCGCCGTGAGAAAAGGCCCGCCGCATGA